The following proteins come from a genomic window of Actinomarinicola tropica:
- a CDS encoding helix-turn-helix domain-containing protein yields MAATEGRPRHRHESAHAPSGPSHRHRVVAAVSPGVNLFEMAVAAEVFGLERPEVGVEWYDFAIATADARPVPVGGGATLTPSAALDAVAHAGTVIVPNASPVAPATSPAMIDALCDAHARGARIVSFCSGAFALAEAGLLDGRPATTHWVFAEELAARFPAVQLRENVLFVDDGDVLTSAGTAAAIDLALHIVRRDHGADVANTVARRMVVPPHRDGGQAQFVAQPVVDDGCDPADALAPVLEWALAHLRDPITVDQLAARALMSPRTFARRFQASVGTTPLQWVLRQRIHRAQELLETTDLPLDRVAEEAGLGTAANLRLHLRRVAQTSPSAYRRTFRRTPADAPTG; encoded by the coding sequence ATGGCTGCCACCGAGGGGCGCCCGCGCCACCGCCACGAGTCCGCCCACGCCCCGAGCGGACCCTCCCACCGCCACCGGGTCGTCGCCGCCGTCTCCCCCGGGGTCAACCTGTTCGAGATGGCGGTCGCCGCCGAGGTGTTCGGTCTCGAGCGACCCGAGGTCGGCGTCGAGTGGTACGACTTCGCCATCGCGACGGCCGACGCCCGGCCGGTGCCCGTCGGCGGCGGTGCCACGCTCACCCCGTCGGCGGCGCTCGACGCCGTCGCCCACGCCGGCACCGTGATCGTCCCCAACGCCTCCCCCGTGGCGCCGGCGACCTCCCCCGCGATGATCGACGCGCTCTGCGACGCCCACGCCCGCGGTGCGCGCATCGTCTCGTTCTGCAGCGGTGCCTTCGCCCTCGCGGAGGCCGGGCTCCTCGACGGCCGCCCCGCCACGACCCACTGGGTCTTCGCCGAGGAGCTCGCCGCCCGGTTCCCCGCCGTCCAGCTGCGCGAGAACGTGCTGTTCGTCGACGACGGCGACGTGCTGACCTCGGCGGGGACCGCCGCCGCCATCGACCTCGCGCTGCACATCGTCCGCCGGGACCACGGCGCCGACGTCGCCAACACCGTCGCGCGCCGGATGGTGGTGCCGCCCCACCGCGACGGCGGGCAGGCCCAGTTCGTCGCCCAGCCCGTCGTCGACGACGGCTGCGATCCCGCCGACGCGCTGGCGCCGGTCCTCGAGTGGGCGCTCGCCCACCTGCGCGACCCGATCACCGTCGACCAGCTCGCCGCCCGCGCGCTGATGAGCCCCCGGACCTTCGCACGCCGCTTCCAGGCATCGGTCGGGACCACGCCGCTGCAGTGGGTGCTGCGCCAGCGGATCCACCGGGCCCAGGAGCTGCTCGAGACCACCGATCTGCCGCTCGACCGGGTGGCCGAGGAGGCCGGGCTCGGGACCGCGGCGAACCTCCGCCTGCACCTGCGTCGCGTGGCCCAGACGTCGCCGAGCGCCTACCGCCGCACCTTCCGCCGCACCCCCGCCGACGCGCCGACCGGCTGA
- a CDS encoding D-arabinono-1,4-lactone oxidase — translation MPEWSNWSGLVRSTPERLVRPSSEEEVVAAVRDAATGGLTVRIAGSGHSFTRLVATDDAIVALDGLTGVVDVDPEAGESGEAELWAGTPIHAVGPLLHPHGVALRNQGDIDRQALAGACGTGTHGTGPSLTSFSGAVVGATLVLASGDVVSCDADHEPDLFRASRLSLGASGVVTRLRLAVRPSYRLHEREWAEPVDDALARLDDLIAATRHFEFFWFPGGDQAWCKALDETDAEPDELPDVDGERIDDSWAIYPSDRDDRFNEMEYAVPAEKGPACFQALRELYRTRHPDTRWPIEYRTQAADDVWMSPAHGRPTVTLSIHEPVDRDHEPLFRDAEEIFRAFDGRPHWGKLSYLDPSELPALVPGWDEWWAARDAADPDGVFLNDHLRRLAGR, via the coding sequence ATGCCCGAGTGGAGCAACTGGTCCGGTCTCGTCCGATCCACCCCGGAGCGCCTCGTGCGTCCGTCCTCCGAGGAGGAGGTCGTCGCCGCGGTGCGCGATGCCGCCACGGGGGGTCTCACCGTCCGCATCGCGGGGTCAGGTCACTCCTTCACCCGGCTCGTCGCCACCGACGACGCCATCGTCGCCCTCGACGGGCTGACCGGGGTCGTCGACGTCGACCCGGAGGCGGGGGAGAGCGGTGAGGCGGAGCTGTGGGCCGGCACGCCGATCCACGCCGTCGGGCCGCTCCTGCACCCCCACGGCGTCGCCCTGCGCAACCAGGGCGACATCGACCGCCAGGCGCTCGCCGGGGCGTGCGGCACCGGCACCCACGGCACCGGGCCGTCGCTCACGAGCTTCTCCGGCGCGGTCGTCGGTGCGACCCTCGTGCTGGCGAGCGGCGACGTCGTGTCGTGCGACGCCGACCACGAGCCCGACCTCTTCCGTGCGAGCCGGCTGTCGCTCGGCGCGTCGGGCGTCGTCACCCGCCTGCGGCTCGCCGTCCGGCCCTCCTACCGGTTGCACGAGCGCGAGTGGGCCGAGCCGGTCGACGACGCGCTGGCTCGCCTCGACGACCTGATCGCCGCCACCCGCCACTTCGAGTTCTTCTGGTTCCCCGGCGGTGACCAGGCGTGGTGCAAGGCTCTCGACGAGACCGACGCCGAGCCCGACGAGCTCCCCGACGTCGACGGCGAGCGCATCGACGACAGCTGGGCGATCTACCCGTCCGACCGCGACGACCGGTTCAACGAGATGGAGTACGCGGTGCCCGCCGAGAAGGGTCCGGCGTGCTTCCAGGCGCTGCGCGAGCTGTACCGCACCCGCCACCCCGACACCCGCTGGCCGATCGAGTACCGCACCCAGGCCGCCGACGACGTCTGGATGAGCCCGGCCCACGGCCGGCCCACCGTCACGCTGTCGATCCACGAGCCGGTCGACCGCGACCACGAGCCGCTCTTCCGGGACGCCGAGGAGATCTTCCGCGCCTTCGACGGCCGCCCCCACTGGGGGAAGCTCAGCTACCTCGACCCGTCCGAGCTGCCGGCGCTCGTCCCCGGCTGGGACGAGTGGTGGGCGGCACGGGACGCGGCGGATCCCGACGGGGTCTTCCTCAACGACCACCTCCGCCGGCTCGCCGGTCGCTGA
- a CDS encoding DNA-formamidopyrimidine glycosylase family protein, with product MPEILEVERYRRSAEPVVGRVIDEVHAPDTWFVKRGDPDELRAVLPGHRVTGLRRIGKLLLVDTDGPVLGLRFGMTGRLIVDGDASIDQLEYSSGRDLPEWHRFGLGFSPSGSLAISDPRRLGGVELDPDESRLGVDALDASVDELGAALAGSRAAVKARLMDQAHVAGLGNLLTDETLWRAGIDPARPASAVEGDDLAALHAAMHEVLSELGERGGSHTGDLHLERTAGGRCPRDGAELVRRTIGGRTTWSCPAHQV from the coding sequence GTGCCCGAGATCCTCGAGGTCGAGCGCTACCGCCGGTCGGCCGAGCCCGTCGTCGGCCGCGTCATCGACGAGGTGCACGCCCCCGACACCTGGTTCGTGAAGCGCGGCGATCCCGACGAGCTCCGAGCCGTGCTGCCCGGGCACCGCGTCACCGGCCTGCGGCGGATCGGCAAGCTCCTGCTGGTCGACACCGACGGTCCCGTGCTCGGGCTGCGGTTCGGGATGACGGGTCGGCTGATCGTCGACGGCGACGCGTCGATCGACCAGCTCGAGTACTCGAGCGGGCGGGACCTCCCCGAGTGGCACCGCTTCGGCCTCGGGTTCTCCCCGTCGGGGTCGCTCGCCATCTCCGACCCCCGACGCCTCGGTGGCGTCGAGCTCGACCCGGACGAGTCGCGACTCGGCGTCGACGCGCTCGACGCGTCGGTCGACGAGCTGGGTGCGGCGCTCGCCGGCAGCCGGGCAGCGGTCAAGGCGCGGTTGATGGACCAGGCCCACGTGGCCGGCCTCGGCAACCTGCTCACCGACGAGACGCTGTGGCGAGCGGGCATCGATCCCGCTCGTCCCGCGTCGGCGGTGGAGGGCGACGACCTCGCCGCGCTCCACGCCGCGATGCACGAGGTGCTGTCGGAGCTGGGGGAGCGGGGCGGTTCCCACACCGGCGACCTGCACCTCGAGCGCACCGCAGGCGGACGCTGCCCCCGCGACGGCGCCGAGCTGGTGCGGCGCACGATCGGGGGCAGGACCACGTGGTCCTGCCCGGCGCACCAGGTGTGA
- a CDS encoding RNA polymerase sigma factor, with translation MDVRADEDEFVAFVGDVEPRLRRALVALRGADRGRDAAAEALAWAWEHWAEVRRMQNPAGYLYRVGQSRSRARRIRLLPARAEAAPPDSIDLVRALRTLTERQRTAVVLVHGCGWSYDDVAEALEVSKSSVGTHVQRGLERLRDELGEEQA, from the coding sequence GTGGACGTGAGAGCCGACGAGGACGAGTTCGTGGCCTTCGTCGGCGACGTCGAGCCCCGCCTGCGCCGAGCACTGGTCGCCCTGCGAGGCGCCGACCGCGGCCGTGACGCCGCCGCCGAGGCTCTGGCGTGGGCGTGGGAGCACTGGGCCGAGGTCCGGCGGATGCAGAACCCCGCCGGCTACCTCTACCGGGTCGGCCAGAGCCGGAGCCGGGCGCGCCGCATCCGCCTGCTACCGGCGCGAGCCGAGGCGGCGCCTCCCGACAGCATCGATCTTGTTCGCGCGCTGCGGACCCTGACCGAACGCCAACGCACGGCCGTGGTCCTGGTGCACGGGTGCGGCTGGTCCTACGACGACGTCGCCGAGGCGCTCGAGGTCTCGAAGTCGTCGGTCGGCACGCACGTCCAGCGGGGCCTGGAGCGCCTCCGTGACGAGCTCGGAGAGGAGCAGGCATGA
- a CDS encoding phage holin family protein, whose product MTVVDDRAAAPPPPDAPRATDERSLPSLAGELGEEVRQLARLEFDLAKAEVSEAAGHAKKAGMGFGAAGVLGYVGILFASFALAFGLAELLPTWLAFLIVALVWALGAAVAYGMGRRNLNAFDPVPRRTIDTLKEDVTWLRHRTS is encoded by the coding sequence ATGACCGTCGTCGACGACCGCGCTGCGGCGCCGCCACCTCCGGACGCACCACGCGCCACGGACGAGCGGTCGCTGCCCTCGCTCGCCGGCGAGCTCGGTGAGGAGGTCCGCCAGCTGGCCCGCCTCGAGTTCGACCTCGCGAAGGCCGAGGTCAGCGAGGCCGCGGGCCACGCGAAGAAGGCCGGCATGGGCTTCGGCGCCGCCGGTGTCCTCGGCTACGTCGGCATCCTGTTCGCCAGCTTCGCGCTGGCGTTCGGCCTCGCCGAGCTCCTGCCCACCTGGCTCGCCTTCCTCATCGTCGCCCTCGTGTGGGCGCTCGGCGCCGCCGTCGCCTACGGCATGGGCCGCCGGAACCTGAACGCCTTCGATCCCGTGCCCCGCCGCACGATCGACACCCTCAAGGAGGACGTCACATGGCTGCGTCACCGGACCAGCTGA
- a CDS encoding DUF3618 domain-containing protein, whose translation MAASPDQLTQDIATTRQRMGGTLDQVQHRVDPREAWQRRQPAVRSKVTELKDTVMGTADDMSGRVGDGAAGAADRLAHGTQGNPLAAGLVAFGAGLLAGSVIPSSRAERRAVADLQGRAQEPVTQALSESGEEIRSRVGEEAHQAVDHTKEAASDATQQVTDTATASAERVRDEASHAAQDVRRDIEGS comes from the coding sequence ATGGCTGCGTCACCGGACCAGCTGACCCAGGACATCGCCACCACCCGCCAGCGGATGGGTGGCACCCTCGACCAGGTCCAGCACCGGGTCGACCCGCGGGAGGCCTGGCAGCGCCGCCAGCCCGCCGTGCGGTCGAAGGTGACCGAGCTGAAGGACACCGTGATGGGCACCGCCGACGACATGTCGGGACGGGTCGGCGACGGCGCCGCCGGGGCGGCCGATCGGCTGGCGCACGGCACCCAGGGCAACCCCCTCGCCGCAGGGCTCGTGGCGTTCGGCGCCGGTCTGCTCGCCGGCTCGGTGATCCCGTCGTCGCGGGCCGAGCGCCGCGCGGTGGCCGACCTGCAGGGACGGGCGCAGGAGCCCGTCACCCAGGCCCTGTCAGAGTCCGGCGAGGAGATCCGCTCCCGCGTCGGCGAGGAGGCCCACCAGGCCGTCGACCACACGAAGGAGGCGGCCTCCGACGCCACCCAGCAGGTGACCGACACGGCGACCGCCTCGGCCGAGCGCGTCAGGGACGAGGCCTCCCACGCCGCGCAGGACGTGCGACGCGACATCGAGGGGAGCTGA
- a CDS encoding YihY/virulence factor BrkB family protein — translation MTRAGDTTTGSIDLRRDTSVADAGGDDHGRNAEQPTDIPASGWKAVARRVGQQFKEDRVTLTAAGVAFFGFLAVIPGLVALVSVYGLFGDPDTVQDTVRDVAGTMPEEARDMLVNQLESITSTSGGALTLGLIISLAGALWAASSGMAYLMDALGVVYDEDEERGFVAKRLTAIGLTIGAIVFGIVAIAAITVWPAVVSAIEPPSPLGWLLRLAVWPVLAVALAAALALLYRLGPDREDAEWRWVTPGSMIAVVVWIAASIGFQVYAGNFGSYNETYGSLGAVVIMMLWLWLSAIAVLLGAEINAEMELQTARDTTTGADEPMGARGAEVADNVAHD, via the coding sequence ATGACCCGCGCGGGCGACACCACGACCGGCTCGATCGACCTGCGGCGCGACACCAGCGTCGCCGATGCGGGCGGTGACGACCACGGTCGCAACGCCGAGCAGCCGACCGACATACCGGCATCCGGTTGGAAGGCGGTCGCCCGGCGGGTCGGGCAGCAGTTCAAGGAGGACCGCGTCACCCTCACCGCCGCGGGGGTCGCGTTCTTCGGCTTCCTCGCCGTGATCCCTGGTCTCGTCGCGCTCGTCTCGGTCTACGGGCTCTTCGGTGACCCCGACACCGTGCAGGACACGGTGCGCGACGTCGCCGGCACGATGCCCGAAGAGGCGCGGGACATGCTCGTCAACCAGCTCGAGTCGATCACGAGCACATCGGGCGGTGCGCTCACCCTCGGCCTGATCATCTCGCTCGCCGGTGCGCTGTGGGCGGCGTCGTCGGGCATGGCGTACCTGATGGACGCCCTCGGCGTCGTCTACGACGAGGACGAGGAGCGCGGGTTCGTCGCCAAGCGCCTCACGGCCATCGGCCTCACGATCGGGGCCATCGTCTTCGGCATCGTCGCCATCGCCGCCATCACCGTGTGGCCGGCGGTGGTGTCGGCGATCGAGCCGCCCTCACCCCTCGGGTGGCTGCTCCGGCTCGCCGTGTGGCCGGTGCTCGCCGTCGCCCTCGCCGCCGCGCTGGCGCTGCTCTACCGCCTCGGCCCCGATCGCGAGGACGCCGAGTGGCGGTGGGTGACGCCGGGCTCGATGATCGCCGTCGTGGTCTGGATCGCCGCCTCGATCGGCTTCCAGGTGTACGCCGGGAACTTCGGTTCGTACAACGAGACCTACGGCTCGCTCGGCGCGGTGGTGATCATGATGCTGTGGCTGTGGCTGTCGGCCATCGCGGTGCTGCTCGGCGCCGAGATCAACGCCGAGATGGAGCTCCAGACCGCCCGGGACACGACGACCGGAGCCGATGAGCCGATGGGCGCCCGCGGCGCGGAGGTCGCCGACAACGTCGCCCACGACTGA
- a CDS encoding YihY/virulence factor BrkB family protein codes for MGHDAGGRIDRAIVEDLIHDVQRDNLPLTAAGVAYFGFLSIIPTLIATVSIWGLVGDPARMQRRIDELATALPAGARDLLSSQLDSITATSERALSVGAAISVVVALWVASTGMSHLIGAVNKIHRDTDRRSFVARRWLAIQLTLGAVAFALVALAAITIWPSVVRALGLPSPASTLLRLAVWPVLAACLALGLAVLYHLAPNRQGRWEWWTWGSAVAIAVWTLASIGFQIYAANFASFNETYGSLAAVVVFQTWLWLSAMAVLLGAEVDEARDAQRQREFLLSSPSDDVP; via the coding sequence ATGGGGCACGACGCGGGTGGACGGATCGATCGGGCGATCGTCGAGGACCTGATCCACGACGTCCAACGGGACAACCTGCCGCTGACGGCGGCGGGCGTCGCCTACTTCGGGTTCCTCTCGATCATCCCGACGCTCATCGCCACGGTCTCGATCTGGGGGCTGGTCGGGGACCCGGCGCGGATGCAGCGGCGGATCGACGAGCTCGCCACCGCGCTGCCCGCTGGCGCCCGCGACCTGCTGTCGAGCCAGCTCGACTCCATCACCGCGACGTCCGAGCGGGCGCTGAGCGTCGGCGCCGCGATCTCCGTCGTGGTCGCGCTGTGGGTGGCGTCCACCGGCATGAGCCACCTGATCGGCGCCGTCAACAAGATCCACCGCGACACGGACCGGCGGAGCTTCGTCGCTCGGCGATGGCTCGCCATCCAGCTGACCCTCGGGGCGGTCGCCTTCGCCCTCGTGGCGCTCGCCGCGATCACGATCTGGCCGTCGGTCGTCCGCGCGCTCGGACTGCCCTCGCCCGCGTCGACGCTCCTGCGGCTCGCGGTGTGGCCGGTGCTCGCGGCCTGCCTCGCGCTCGGGCTGGCGGTGCTCTACCACCTGGCGCCGAACCGCCAGGGCCGCTGGGAGTGGTGGACGTGGGGCTCGGCGGTGGCGATCGCCGTGTGGACGTTGGCCTCGATCGGCTTCCAGATCTACGCCGCGAACTTCGCGTCGTTCAACGAGACCTACGGATCGCTGGCGGCCGTGGTGGTCTTCCAGACGTGGCTGTGGCTGTCGGCCATGGCGGTGCTGCTCGGTGCGGAGGTCGACGAAGCGCGCGACGCCCAGCGCCAGCGGGAGTTCCTCCTGTCGTCCCCGTCGGACGACGTACCGTAG
- a CDS encoding MSMEG_1061 family FMN-dependent PPOX-type flavoprotein: MPFDHAITTQEQLRERYGDTPEIVLRKIVDRIDDGARGFIAASPFFVLATSSPTGTDASPRGGPPGFVAVLDEHRVAFGDLSGNRILDSFSNLVAEPQVGLLFTIPGVDETLRLNGRATLTTDPDVLAACAIDGRTPKVAVGIDVEQVYIHCAKAFRRSGLWDPSSWLDPADHPNAACILRDHMELEVDPQLIEDDLERGYAAAMWEPGG; encoded by the coding sequence GTGCCGTTCGACCACGCCATCACGACCCAGGAGCAGCTGCGGGAACGCTACGGCGACACCCCCGAGATCGTGCTCCGCAAGATCGTCGACCGCATCGACGACGGCGCCCGCGGCTTCATCGCCGCGTCGCCCTTCTTCGTCCTCGCCACGTCCTCACCCACCGGCACCGATGCGTCCCCGCGCGGCGGCCCTCCGGGGTTCGTGGCCGTCCTCGACGAGCACCGCGTCGCGTTCGGCGACCTCTCCGGCAACCGCATCCTCGACTCGTTCTCGAACCTGGTCGCCGAGCCGCAGGTCGGGCTGCTGTTCACCATCCCCGGGGTGGACGAGACGCTGCGGCTGAACGGCCGGGCGACCCTCACCACCGATCCCGACGTGCTGGCGGCGTGCGCGATCGACGGCCGGACCCCCAAGGTCGCGGTCGGCATCGACGTCGAGCAGGTGTACATCCACTGCGCGAAGGCCTTCCGTCGCAGCGGCCTGTGGGATCCGTCGAGCTGGCTCGACCCCGCGGACCACCCGAACGCCGCCTGCATCCTCCGCGACCACATGGAGCTCGAGGTCGACCCCCAGCTCATCGAGGACGACCTCGAGCGGGGCTACGCCGCGGCGATGTGGGAACCCGGCGGCTAG
- a CDS encoding dienelactone hydrolase family protein — protein MDAGGPTGDAPGPLAALGTMAATEVALTDALDHIEMYTREGLLTLLWHGEADRRDVVLMAGGAMGGLLGPGRGLYQRLGVELATQGLGVIRVGYRVPNDLDLCVLDVLAAAELAARRGARRFVTVGHSFGGAVAIQVAAALGDMAEGVVTASTQAGGCEPGELLGCPVLHLHGDSDPILPHAASEMVQMLTGGELVVYPGAGHGLVEADAEIHELLGRWIPERFARSS, from the coding sequence ATGGATGCCGGGGGCCCGACGGGCGACGCGCCGGGGCCGCTGGCGGCGCTCGGGACGATGGCCGCGACGGAGGTCGCGCTCACCGACGCCCTCGACCACATCGAGATGTACACCCGCGAGGGGTTGCTCACGCTCCTCTGGCACGGCGAGGCCGACCGCCGCGACGTGGTGCTGATGGCCGGCGGCGCCATGGGCGGGCTGCTCGGTCCGGGTCGGGGCTTGTACCAGCGCCTCGGCGTCGAGCTCGCGACCCAGGGCCTCGGCGTCATCCGCGTCGGCTACCGGGTGCCGAACGACCTCGACCTGTGCGTCCTCGACGTGCTGGCCGCCGCCGAGCTGGCGGCCCGTCGCGGCGCGCGCCGCTTCGTCACCGTCGGCCACTCGTTCGGCGGCGCGGTCGCGATCCAGGTCGCCGCGGCGCTGGGTGACATGGCCGAGGGCGTCGTCACCGCCTCCACCCAGGCCGGCGGGTGCGAGCCGGGCGAGCTCCTCGGGTGCCCGGTCCTGCACCTCCACGGCGACAGCGATCCGATCCTCCCCCATGCCGCGAGCGAGATGGTGCAGATGCTCACCGGTGGTGAGCTCGTCGTCTACCCGGGGGCGGGCCACGGCCTGGTCGAGGCCGACGCCGAGATCCACGAGCTGCTCGGTCGCTGGATCCCCGAGCGCTTCGCCAGGTCGAGCTAG
- a CDS encoding enoyl-CoA hydratase/isomerase family protein, whose translation MAAPIGIEVVGHVAVIEMQAPPHNFLTPTLVEGVAEALESFDDDAHVRAAVLCAQGRSFCAGANFGGDDGPLGPGSGAEPVGGSVTERMYAAAARLCEVATPFVAAVHGPAIGGGLGLAMTANLRVTCPEARFSANFAALGLHQGFGLSVLLPEVLGTTRAAEVLLTATRYDGESATALGMADRCVPLDDVRATAVDLAAQIAVNAPLALRSINRTLRAGLADRVRAATAHEAEQQRILSSTADAAEGIRAVTERRPGNFTGS comes from the coding sequence ATGGCTGCTCCGATCGGCATCGAGGTGGTGGGTCACGTCGCCGTGATCGAGATGCAGGCCCCGCCGCACAACTTCCTCACCCCGACCCTCGTCGAGGGCGTCGCCGAGGCGCTCGAGTCGTTCGACGACGACGCCCACGTGCGCGCCGCGGTCCTCTGCGCCCAGGGCCGCTCGTTCTGCGCGGGCGCCAACTTCGGTGGCGACGACGGCCCCCTCGGACCTGGCAGCGGCGCGGAGCCGGTCGGCGGGTCGGTCACCGAGCGGATGTACGCCGCGGCGGCTCGGCTGTGCGAGGTGGCGACGCCGTTCGTCGCCGCCGTCCACGGGCCGGCCATCGGCGGCGGGCTCGGCCTGGCCATGACGGCCAACCTCCGGGTCACCTGCCCCGAGGCCCGCTTCTCCGCGAACTTCGCGGCACTCGGCTTGCACCAGGGCTTCGGGCTCTCCGTCCTCCTCCCCGAGGTGCTCGGCACGACGCGCGCCGCCGAGGTCCTCCTGACCGCCACCCGGTACGACGGCGAGTCCGCGACGGCGCTCGGGATGGCCGATCGTTGCGTGCCCCTCGACGACGTGCGGGCCACGGCCGTCGACCTGGCGGCGCAGATCGCCGTCAACGCCCCGTTGGCGCTCCGGTCGATCAACCGCACGCTCCGGGCCGGCCTCGCCGATCGGGTGCGCGCCGCCACGGCGCACGAGGCCGAGCAGCAGCGGATCCTGTCGAGCACCGCCGACGCCGCGGAAGGGATCCGGGCGGTCACCGAGCGCCGACCGGGGAACTTCACCGGGAGCTGA
- a CDS encoding DUF4328 domain-containing protein, whose amino-acid sequence MSDTPTATEHPAPSASSARWMQGAWWATALLGVATALTALSARDAAAAWVASGSRPDAVDWEELEVGASGAMSLLALATFAALVATIAWMWHTHRHLASVRSHPSRWGTGWTVIGWFIPVVNFVIPKVLLQESERVALDAAGGPRRTLSWVGHVFWVGWVVGSIGIGVATVVWDGTVDLAALESIDRSAVLDAYTWRIVGGFGLGVAGAAGALHLRRLHRLVVAAGGAAPDDEAA is encoded by the coding sequence ATGAGCGACACACCGACGGCCACCGAGCACCCGGCACCGTCGGCCTCCTCCGCCCGGTGGATGCAGGGGGCCTGGTGGGCCACCGCGCTCTTGGGCGTCGCCACCGCCCTCACCGCGCTGTCGGCGCGCGACGCGGCCGCCGCGTGGGTCGCCAGCGGCTCCCGGCCCGACGCGGTCGACTGGGAGGAGCTGGAGGTCGGCGCATCCGGCGCGATGAGCCTCCTGGCCCTCGCCACGTTCGCGGCGCTCGTGGCCACGATCGCCTGGATGTGGCACACCCACCGCCACCTGGCGTCGGTGCGGAGCCACCCGAGCCGGTGGGGGACCGGGTGGACGGTGATCGGCTGGTTCATCCCGGTCGTGAACTTCGTGATCCCGAAGGTGCTCCTCCAGGAGTCCGAGCGGGTCGCGCTCGACGCCGCCGGCGGGCCACGCCGGACGCTCTCCTGGGTCGGCCACGTGTTCTGGGTCGGCTGGGTCGTCGGCTCGATCGGCATCGGCGTCGCCACCGTCGTGTGGGACGGCACCGTCGACCTGGCCGCGCTCGAGTCGATCGACCGGTCCGCGGTCCTCGACGCCTACACCTGGCGCATCGTCGGCGGGTTCGGCCTCGGCGTCGCCGGGGCCGCCGGTGCGCTCCACCTGCGCCGACTCCACCGGCTGGTGGTCGCGGCGGGCGGCGCAGCGCCGGACGACGAGGCGGCGTAG
- a CDS encoding flagellar brake protein has protein sequence MTETTIVFRPDMKTVLHEVDGRPANVSGQTIDIGKSGLNAMLEVYDDSDLRVGAKVRVSYVEPSGVHTFDSVITASDPLALNHRKVRVTIASPGRAERIQRREHVRVAIDLVASVERVEKDQQTMCRTIDLSAGGVALAWPAEDPVPPIDEVVQVRFRSERFSHDHLGVVLGSHTSGDTLVVRLRFTALSPAERDRLVSVVFAAQRDELKRQREAARVR, from the coding sequence ATGACCGAGACCACGATCGTCTTCCGACCCGACATGAAGACCGTCCTCCACGAGGTCGACGGTCGGCCCGCCAACGTCTCGGGCCAGACGATCGACATCGGGAAGAGCGGGCTCAACGCCATGCTCGAGGTCTACGACGACTCCGACCTCCGGGTCGGCGCCAAGGTGCGGGTCAGCTACGTCGAGCCCTCGGGCGTCCACACCTTCGACTCGGTCATCACCGCCTCGGACCCGCTGGCGCTCAACCACCGCAAGGTGCGGGTCACGATCGCCTCGCCGGGACGGGCGGAGCGCATCCAGCGGCGGGAGCACGTGCGGGTGGCGATCGACCTCGTCGCGTCGGTCGAGCGGGTCGAGAAGGACCAGCAGACGATGTGCCGCACGATCGACCTCAGCGCCGGCGGCGTGGCGCTGGCGTGGCCGGCCGAGGACCCGGTGCCCCCGATCGACGAGGTGGTCCAGGTGCGTTTCCGGTCGGAGCGGTTCTCCCACGACCACCTGGGCGTGGTGCTCGGCTCCCACACCTCGGGCGACACCCTGGTGGTGCGCCTGCGGTTCACCGCCCTCTCCCCGGCCGAGCGGGACCGGCTGGTCAGCGTGGTGTTCGCCGCCCAGCGCGACGAGCTGAAGCGCCAGCGCGAGGCCGCCCGGGTCCGCTGA